The window CAGTTGGGCATGATGTTCAAGCCCTTCAACGTGTTCTCGTCGAAGCGCCCGGTCTGGCGGAAACGAGCACTCGCCTGCCAGGCTTTCAGCGCACTGACCAGCGCGGGGCTGGGCGAACCGTTTACCGGGCCATTGTAGTACCCGAGCAGGCGGAGCGTTTTCTGGGCCTGCCGGATCGTGGCAATCTGCACCTCCGGCCCGGCGGAAATATAGGGGCCACCTTTGAAGATATCTGCGATGGCCACATATTCCGGCACAGATTGGACGGGGGCGGTTCTAGGCGGATTGGAAGACGGATTTTTCGTCGGTGGTACAGCCTGAACGGTCGGAGGCGGAGTCTGGACGCGCAGACTGTCGAGGGTCTGCGGGGTCAGGTTGCCGGTGACGCGGAGATTTTCCGCGAGTTGGTATCGGCGAATGGCGGCGGACGTCTGGCTGCCCATCTGCCCGTCGACCACACCGCTATAGTAGCCCATTTTCAGCAGTTTTTTCTGCACATCGGCCACCACCTGATCAGCCCTGGCGGC of the Terrimicrobium sacchariphilum genome contains:
- a CDS encoding peptidoglycan-binding domain-containing protein → MKAFLRVLCCLVLAAGAARADQVVADVQKKLLKMGYYSGVVDGQMGSQTSAAIRRYQLAENLRVTGNLTPQTLDSLRVQTPPPTVQAVPPTKNPSSNPPRTAPVQSVPEYVAIADIFKGGPYISAGPEVQIATIRQAQKTLRLLGYYNGPVNGSPSPALVSALKAWQASARFRQTGRFDENTLKGLNIMPN